A single Marinobacter sp. es.042 DNA region contains:
- a CDS encoding heme biosynthesis HemY N-terminal domain-containing protein, producing MIRLLLIVLLALLIGTGLSLGLQYDLGYIRISLGHYLIETNFWVGLGLIVALIVLTVLTINLIRRLRTSTGLVAGWIARGNERRARRRTTQGLLALAEGNWPRARKLLTSSASHADTPLINYLAAAQASFETGDHEAVDDLLRKAFDSTPGSDMAVGITQAQLQLAGNRLEQALATLVRLRKQSPHHPFVLKLLKNTYLRLEDWRELSRLLPELRKRSVLSEAELNDLERQVWHNLLERAAEDCRRQQKQDPEASLEPLTRLWDELPGFLRRDEYTIRDYARLLASLGDEVQTETLLRKVLRNHWSDELINLYGRVKGQKPDEQLLLAEQWLKDRPNNPELLLALGRLSLRNELWGKAREYFETSLRLKRSREALAELSRLNAHMGEEEASVKLLMQGLAKDNGLPELPMPRA from the coding sequence ATGATTCGCCTGTTACTGATCGTTCTGCTGGCGCTGCTGATTGGCACCGGCCTGTCCCTCGGATTGCAATATGATCTGGGCTACATCCGGATCAGCCTTGGCCATTACCTGATCGAAACCAACTTCTGGGTGGGGCTGGGCCTGATCGTGGCCCTGATCGTGCTGACTGTCCTGACCATCAACCTTATCCGCCGACTCAGAACCAGCACCGGCCTGGTGGCGGGCTGGATTGCCCGGGGCAATGAACGCCGGGCCCGGCGCCGGACCACGCAGGGTTTGCTGGCGCTGGCCGAGGGCAACTGGCCCAGGGCCCGCAAACTGCTGACATCCTCCGCCAGCCATGCCGACACGCCCCTGATCAATTATCTTGCCGCCGCCCAGGCATCGTTCGAGACCGGTGATCACGAGGCCGTGGATGACCTGTTGCGCAAGGCCTTCGACAGCACCCCCGGTTCTGACATGGCCGTCGGTATTACCCAGGCCCAGCTGCAACTGGCAGGCAACCGACTTGAACAGGCCCTGGCCACGCTGGTTCGCCTTCGCAAACAGTCGCCCCATCACCCCTTTGTGCTGAAACTGCTCAAAAACACCTATCTGCGCCTGGAAGACTGGCGGGAGCTGTCCAGGTTATTGCCTGAACTTCGCAAACGCAGCGTGCTCTCGGAAGCGGAACTCAATGATCTGGAACGCCAGGTGTGGCACAACCTGCTGGAGCGTGCCGCTGAGGATTGCCGGCGCCAGCAGAAACAGGACCCCGAGGCATCCCTGGAACCACTGACCAGGCTCTGGGACGAACTGCCGGGCTTCCTGCGTCGCGACGAATACACCATAAGGGATTACGCCCGCCTGCTTGCCAGCCTTGGCGACGAGGTACAGACCGAAACCCTGTTGCGCAAGGTGCTGCGCAACCACTGGAGTGATGAGCTGATCAATCTGTACGGGCGGGTGAAGGGCCAGAAACCGGATGAACAGTTGTTACTGGCCGAACAATGGCTGAAAGATCGGCCCAACAATCCGGAGCTTCTGCTGGCCCTGGGCCGGCTGAGCCTTCGCAACGAACTCTGGGGCAAGGCCCGTGAATATTTCGAGACCAGCCTGCGGCTGAAGCGCAGCCGGGAGGCACTGGCAGAGCTGAGCCGCCTGAATGCCCACATGGGCGAGGAGGAAGCCAGCGTCAAACTGTTGATGCAGGGGCTGGCCAAGGATAACGGGCTGCCGGAACTGCCAATGCCCAGGGCCTGA
- a CDS encoding uroporphyrinogen-III synthase, translating to MATHQPEPDLNGRRILICRPEPEASRLASRFLAAGADVDILPLIDREPLPETPERRTLILSLDEFSHVIAVSPFAARLLLEEVDTWWPQVPMGIRWYGVGAGTAAVLAEHGLSPRRPPEGWTSEALLALPSLQNLQHERVLLARGETGRELIRETLEARGARVTLLPLYRRFRPDHAPERIRATLDTFAPEAIVALSGETLNNLIALCANSGHNLYDRLLIVPADRVAEQARAAGFRNPCIPGSLADNDIVATVAAQLAGRDGGSGKAK from the coding sequence ATGGCCACACACCAACCTGAGCCCGACCTGAACGGCCGGCGGATTCTGATCTGCCGGCCCGAACCCGAGGCTTCGCGCCTGGCCAGCCGGTTTCTTGCAGCCGGTGCCGATGTAGATATCCTGCCACTGATTGACCGGGAACCTCTGCCGGAAACGCCCGAGCGCCGCACACTCATTCTGAGCCTGGATGAATTTTCCCATGTGATCGCGGTCAGCCCGTTTGCCGCCCGGCTGCTGCTGGAAGAGGTGGACACCTGGTGGCCCCAGGTGCCCATGGGCATCCGCTGGTATGGCGTTGGTGCCGGCACCGCAGCCGTGCTTGCGGAACACGGTCTCAGCCCGCGGCGGCCGCCCGAGGGCTGGACCAGCGAGGCTCTGCTGGCACTGCCGTCACTGCAAAACCTCCAGCATGAACGGGTTCTGCTCGCTCGCGGGGAAACCGGACGCGAACTGATCCGAGAAACCCTTGAAGCCAGGGGCGCCCGCGTGACCCTGCTGCCGCTGTACCGTCGTTTTCGCCCTGACCACGCACCGGAGAGGATCCGGGCCACCCTCGATACCTTTGCTCCGGAGGCCATCGTGGCCCTGTCGGGCGAAACCTTGAACAATCTCATCGCACTATGTGCGAATAGCGGCCATAATCTATACGATAGGTTATTGATTGTTCCCGCAGATCGGGTTGCCGAACAGGCCCGGGCAGCGGGATTCCGAAATCCGTGTATACCAGGAAGCCTTGCCGATAACGACATCGTGGCCACGGTTGCAGCGCAACTTGCCGGCCGGGACGGTGGCTCCGGAAAAGCCAAGTAA
- the hemC gene encoding hydroxymethylbilane synthase, with translation MSKRTLRIATRSSALALWQAEFIKAELERLHDNITVELIKIKTQGDKILDVPLAKIGGKGLFVKELEEAMLDGRADLAVHSMKDVPMEFPEGLGLVAICEREDPTDAFVSNHYDNVDALPHGAVVGTASLRREAQLRAYRPDLQIRVLRGNVNTRLAKLDAGEYEAIVLASSGLKRLGFHERIRYCLPDTVSLPAVGQGALGIECRVDDQDLLAMLEPLKHKDTWDRVTAERALNRRLEGGCQVPIAAYALLEDNDTIWLRGLVGAVDGTQIFRVEGRAPRAEGERLGRELAEDLLALGADKVLAEIYGHTPT, from the coding sequence ATGTCCAAACGTACCCTTCGCATTGCAACCCGCAGCAGCGCCCTTGCGCTGTGGCAGGCGGAATTCATCAAGGCCGAGCTGGAAAGGCTGCACGACAACATCACCGTGGAACTAATCAAGATAAAGACCCAGGGTGACAAGATCCTGGACGTGCCTCTGGCCAAAATCGGCGGCAAGGGCCTGTTCGTCAAGGAACTGGAAGAAGCCATGCTGGACGGCCGCGCAGACCTGGCCGTCCACTCCATGAAAGACGTGCCCATGGAATTCCCGGAAGGACTGGGGCTGGTGGCCATCTGCGAGCGGGAAGACCCGACCGATGCCTTCGTCAGCAACCACTATGACAACGTTGACGCCCTGCCCCACGGCGCCGTGGTTGGAACCGCGAGCCTGCGCCGGGAGGCCCAGCTGCGGGCCTACCGCCCGGACCTGCAGATTCGCGTACTGCGCGGCAACGTCAACACCCGGCTGGCCAAGCTTGATGCCGGCGAATACGAAGCCATTGTACTGGCCAGCTCCGGGCTTAAGCGCCTGGGCTTTCACGAGCGCATCCGCTACTGCCTGCCCGACACGGTGTCACTGCCGGCGGTCGGCCAGGGCGCCCTGGGCATTGAATGCCGGGTCGATGACCAGGATCTGCTAGCCATGCTTGAACCCCTGAAGCACAAAGACACCTGGGATCGCGTCACCGCCGAAAGAGCTCTGAACCGTCGGCTGGAAGGTGGTTGTCAGGTGCCAATCGCGGCGTACGCGCTTCTTGAGGACAACGACACAATCTGGCTGCGGGGCCTGGTGGGCGCTGTTGATGGCACCCAGATTTTCCGGGTTGAAGGCCGCGCGCCGCGGGCCGAAGGCGAACGTCTGGGCCGGGAACTGGCCGAGGATCTGCTGGCTCTCGGAGCCGACAAGGTGCTGGCTGAAATCTATGGCCACACACCAACCTGA
- the argH gene encoding argininosuccinate lyase, protein MTDQKKSDQTTSSEKPWGGRFSEPTDAFVEKFTASVGFDQRLYHHDITGSIAHATMLAEVGVLTTDERDQIIEGLKGVKADIEAGNFQWSVSLEDVHMNIEARLTDRIGITGKKLHTGRSRNDQVATDIRLYLRDEIDVIAEELKRLQTGLLDLAEREADTIMPGFTHLQTAQPVTFGHHLLAWYEMLVRDAERLQDCRKRVNVMPLGAAALAGTTYPIDRAMTARLLGFDRPTENSLDSVSDRDFAIEFCSFGALLMTHLSRFSEELVLWTSAQFDFIDLPDRFCTGSSIMPQKKNPDVPELVRGKTGRVNGHLISLLTLMKSQPLAYNKDNQEDKEPLFDTVDTIKGCLKAYADMIPAIRSKADNMRVAAKRGFSTATDLADYLVKKGVPFRDAHEIVGKSVAFGVAEGRDLSDMTLEELQKFSDHIGPDVFDVLTLEGSVQARDHLGGTAPEQVREAVGRARDQLG, encoded by the coding sequence ATGACGGATCAGAAAAAGTCTGACCAGACCACAAGCTCTGAAAAACCCTGGGGCGGGCGCTTCAGTGAACCCACCGATGCCTTTGTTGAAAAATTCACCGCATCCGTGGGATTTGACCAGCGCCTGTACCACCATGACATCACCGGTTCCATCGCCCATGCAACCATGCTGGCCGAGGTCGGCGTGCTTACCACCGACGAGCGGGACCAGATCATTGAGGGCCTGAAAGGGGTCAAGGCAGACATCGAGGCCGGCAACTTCCAGTGGTCGGTCAGCCTTGAAGACGTGCACATGAACATTGAAGCACGCCTCACGGACCGTATCGGTATCACGGGCAAGAAGCTGCACACCGGCCGAAGCCGCAACGATCAGGTGGCAACGGATATCCGTCTGTACCTGCGGGACGAAATCGACGTGATTGCCGAAGAACTGAAACGCCTGCAAACGGGTCTGCTGGATCTGGCCGAGCGTGAGGCGGATACCATCATGCCCGGTTTCACCCATCTGCAGACTGCCCAGCCGGTCACCTTCGGGCACCACTTGCTGGCCTGGTACGAAATGCTGGTCCGCGATGCCGAACGTCTGCAGGATTGCCGCAAGCGGGTGAACGTGATGCCCCTGGGCGCGGCTGCGCTGGCCGGCACTACCTATCCCATTGATCGGGCAATGACCGCCCGACTGCTGGGTTTTGACCGGCCCACCGAGAACAGCCTGGACTCTGTCAGCGACCGGGACTTTGCCATCGAGTTCTGCAGCTTCGGGGCGCTGCTGATGACGCATCTTTCCCGGTTCAGCGAGGAGCTTGTGCTCTGGACCTCTGCCCAGTTCGACTTCATTGATCTGCCGGACCGGTTCTGCACCGGCTCGTCCATCATGCCACAGAAAAAGAATCCGGATGTGCCGGAACTGGTCCGAGGCAAGACCGGTCGTGTCAATGGCCACCTGATCAGCCTGCTGACCCTGATGAAAAGCCAGCCGCTGGCCTACAACAAGGACAACCAGGAAGACAAGGAACCACTGTTCGACACGGTCGATACCATCAAGGGCTGTCTGAAGGCCTATGCCGATATGATTCCGGCCATTCGCTCCAAGGCCGATAACATGAGAGTGGCAGCCAAGCGCGGTTTCTCGACCGCTACCGATCTGGCGGATTACCTGGTCAAGAAAGGCGTGCCTTTCCGGGACGCCCACGAGATCGTGGGCAAGTCCGTGGCGTTCGGTGTGGCTGAAGGTCGTGACCTGTCTGATATGACCCTCGAAGAGCTGCAGAAGTTCTCCGATCATATCGGCCCCGATGTTTTCGATGTGCTGACCCTGGAAGGTTCGGTCCAGGCCCGTGATCATCTCGGTGGCACAGCGCCGGAGCAGGTGCGTGAGGCGGTCGGTCGGGCCCGCGACCAGCTGGGTTGA
- a CDS encoding EAL domain-containing protein — MKEFIIRRYRSDQSETSGRQTVLRIDDEGKVLFADQRAEAVLGYESSELEGQPVHRILASRQDDPFAPANRHRIERGQNVLVTFRHKEGFFYTACLSLRLDVRDSDKAASATIALCDSSSRDSRLLRAAESSAGFGIWELDTRTNEMTWTEGMFQLLELRPGAEITPEQALFYCQTGQARVRAMFRRCLRTGDAFSLNLDIVTSQQNHRRVTLSCRALKQGGRITGLGGTLVDRTADMKLDRARQHANTMLAAITSASSDLVVAVDLSFNLLHFNDAWTRQFAETFGGRPEAGDNLSDLLLEFPNERRLMERLWHRAFERDNFVVEMPMAQQSRQLPVHEFHYQRLTNDQGEISGAVHVARRIEPRLNHASSEEYRIRHDPVTGLMNRKAFIARVLRTLEQKTHRESCDSLLYLDLDEFERFNDRAGSGTCDRYLRELAGNLGVRVRQRDALARLAGDTFALLIENCPEARARKIAQETLDLIGDFVFDWQGHNLQTTASGGLLILDNDVPADPEQLLGQAADLCHTAKTSGRNRVHAARAIANQTDDSVASQRVEQISEALDKQSLILEYQAMRPVASPTWGDHIEILCRIPTTSDDEATLLPDDFLPIAERFDLAKRLDRQVIRQTLEWLGNQPLLEPRLKYCGFNLSLATVLDDTFADFMADALNQSPFAPDCFCLEIREGHATQYPDDVAVLCDALHRAGFRVALDGAGASVESYSLAARLPVDIIKLDRRMVQQLEEDPVQQVMLEALHRIAEAAGKVTVATFIESDDALRKVRTLGIHYGQGYRLCRPEPLDELTPAAVDLATGRIGG, encoded by the coding sequence GTGAAAGAATTCATCATTCGCCGCTACCGTTCGGACCAGTCCGAGACCTCCGGGCGCCAAACCGTTTTACGCATCGACGATGAAGGAAAAGTACTGTTCGCTGACCAACGGGCCGAGGCGGTGCTCGGCTATGAGAGCAGTGAACTGGAAGGCCAGCCGGTGCACCGGATCCTGGCATCTCGCCAGGATGATCCCTTTGCACCGGCAAACCGCCACCGGATCGAGCGTGGCCAGAACGTCCTGGTGACCTTCCGGCACAAGGAAGGTTTCTTCTACACCGCCTGCCTGAGCCTGCGACTCGACGTTCGGGATTCTGACAAGGCGGCGAGTGCCACGATTGCCCTGTGCGACAGCTCAAGCAGGGATTCCCGTCTGTTGCGAGCAGCGGAGAGCAGTGCCGGTTTCGGGATCTGGGAACTGGACACCCGCACGAATGAAATGACCTGGACCGAGGGAATGTTCCAGCTTCTCGAGCTGAGACCGGGCGCCGAAATCACGCCCGAACAGGCGCTTTTCTACTGCCAGACCGGCCAGGCCAGGGTCCGGGCCATGTTCCGCCGCTGCCTCCGAACCGGAGACGCATTCTCCCTCAACCTCGATATCGTCACCTCGCAACAGAACCATCGGCGGGTGACGCTCAGTTGTCGAGCCCTGAAACAGGGCGGTCGGATTACCGGGCTCGGCGGCACCCTGGTAGACCGGACCGCCGATATGAAACTCGACAGGGCTCGCCAGCACGCAAACACCATGCTCGCAGCGATCACCAGCGCCAGCTCCGATCTGGTTGTGGCGGTCGATCTCTCGTTCAACCTGCTCCACTTCAATGACGCCTGGACCAGGCAGTTTGCCGAAACCTTTGGCGGGCGCCCGGAGGCAGGCGACAACCTGAGCGACCTGCTTCTGGAGTTCCCGAACGAACGCAGGCTGATGGAACGGCTCTGGCACCGGGCCTTTGAACGTGACAACTTCGTGGTCGAGATGCCCATGGCCCAGCAGTCGCGCCAGCTACCAGTGCATGAGTTCCATTACCAGCGCTTGACCAACGACCAGGGCGAAATCAGCGGCGCGGTGCACGTGGCCCGTCGCATTGAGCCCAGGCTGAATCATGCCTCCAGCGAGGAATACCGGATACGTCACGATCCGGTTACCGGCCTGATGAACCGAAAGGCTTTCATCGCTCGGGTATTAAGAACCCTGGAGCAGAAAACCCATCGGGAATCCTGCGACAGCCTGCTCTACCTGGATCTGGATGAATTCGAGCGTTTTAACGATCGTGCTGGCAGCGGCACCTGTGACCGCTACCTCAGGGAGCTGGCCGGCAACCTCGGCGTGCGCGTCCGGCAGCGTGACGCCCTCGCCCGCCTCGCTGGCGACACCTTCGCCCTGCTGATCGAGAACTGCCCGGAAGCGCGGGCCCGCAAGATTGCCCAGGAAACCCTTGATCTGATCGGCGACTTTGTCTTCGACTGGCAGGGCCACAACCTCCAGACCACCGCATCGGGCGGCCTGTTGATCCTGGACAACGACGTCCCCGCGGATCCGGAGCAGCTTCTGGGCCAGGCTGCGGATCTGTGCCACACCGCCAAAACCTCCGGACGCAACCGGGTTCACGCGGCCAGGGCCATTGCCAACCAGACGGACGATTCGGTCGCCAGTCAACGGGTCGAGCAGATCAGCGAAGCGCTGGACAAACAGTCGCTGATTCTCGAATACCAGGCCATGAGGCCGGTGGCCAGCCCCACCTGGGGCGATCACATCGAAATCCTCTGCCGGATTCCAACAACGTCGGATGACGAGGCGACACTCCTGCCCGACGATTTCCTCCCCATTGCGGAACGGTTTGACCTGGCAAAGCGCCTGGATCGCCAGGTGATCCGGCAAACCCTGGAATGGCTCGGTAACCAGCCCTTGCTGGAACCCCGATTGAAGTACTGTGGATTTAACCTGTCACTGGCAACTGTGCTGGATGACACCTTCGCCGACTTCATGGCCGATGCCCTGAACCAATCCCCGTTTGCCCCGGACTGTTTCTGCCTGGAAATCCGAGAGGGCCACGCCACCCAGTATCCCGACGACGTGGCCGTGCTGTGCGATGCCCTGCATCGGGCAGGCTTCCGCGTCGCCCTGGACGGTGCTGGCGCATCGGTGGAAAGCTACAGCCTGGCGGCGAGATTACCCGTGGATATCATCAAACTGGACCGGAGAATGGTTCAGCAGCTGGAGGAGGACCCGGTGCAGCAGGTGATGCTGGAAGCACTGCACCGGATTGCCGAGGCCGCCGGCAAAGTGACGGTGGCCACGTTTATCGAAAGCGATGACGCCCTTCGCAAGGTCCGGACTCTGGGCATTCACTACGGACAGGGCTACCGGCTATGCCGACCTGAGCCACTGGACGAACTCACGCCGGCGGCGGTGGACCTCGCCACGGGGCGAATTGGCGGTTAA
- a CDS encoding sensor histidine kinase, with product MTESEFFVPDLCRVRAVFLLLVTSELLVLVLAIVQAERGWIDWNYFGLLSLFVQWTTLTSAALICLLRTRLARMSVSGATTTIVAIVLLDVLAFSLFADSVLHPQDGVAVWQGVAKKMLLALLIVLMVLRYFYLQHQWQQQREAEMQAHLASLQARIQPHFLFNSMNTIASLIAINPERAEEAVLDLSELFRASLRTGDQLIPLSRELALCQRYLAIEALRLGDRLKLEWQIEEGLEHQAIPPLTLQPLVENAIYHGIQPRPDGGTVRIEAQAKGEFVYLLVQNPKPDQNNQQHDGNRMALANIQSRLRALFGEPAVLKHSHQHDVYTVTLRLPRRKAGEQSARKQ from the coding sequence GTGACAGAGAGCGAGTTCTTCGTTCCGGACCTGTGCCGGGTACGGGCCGTATTCCTGTTGCTGGTCACCAGTGAACTGCTGGTTCTGGTGCTCGCCATCGTGCAGGCGGAGCGGGGCTGGATCGACTGGAATTACTTCGGGCTGTTGTCGCTGTTCGTGCAGTGGACCACCCTCACCAGTGCCGCCCTGATCTGCCTTTTGCGCACCCGGCTTGCACGGATGTCCGTCTCCGGTGCGACAACCACCATCGTCGCCATTGTGCTGCTGGATGTGCTCGCCTTCAGCCTGTTTGCAGACAGCGTCCTGCACCCCCAGGACGGCGTGGCTGTCTGGCAGGGCGTGGCCAAGAAAATGTTGCTGGCGTTGCTGATCGTGCTCATGGTGCTGCGCTATTTTTACCTGCAGCACCAGTGGCAACAGCAGCGTGAAGCGGAAATGCAGGCGCATCTGGCATCACTGCAGGCCCGCATTCAGCCGCACTTCCTGTTCAACAGCATGAACACCATTGCCAGCCTGATTGCCATCAATCCGGAACGGGCCGAAGAAGCCGTTCTGGATCTTTCGGAACTGTTTCGCGCCAGCCTTCGCACCGGCGACCAACTGATCCCGCTATCGAGGGAACTGGCGTTGTGCCAGCGTTACCTGGCCATCGAGGCACTGCGCCTCGGCGACCGCCTGAAACTGGAATGGCAGATTGAAGAGGGCCTGGAGCACCAGGCCATTCCCCCGCTCACGCTGCAGCCCTTGGTGGAAAACGCCATCTACCATGGCATCCAGCCGCGCCCGGACGGTGGCACCGTCAGGATTGAAGCCCAGGCCAAAGGTGAGTTTGTCTACCTGCTGGTACAGAATCCAAAGCCGGACCAGAATAACCAGCAACACGACGGCAACCGAATGGCGCTGGCCAACATTCAGTCACGGCTACGGGCGCTTTTCGGTGAGCCGGCGGTGCTCAAACACAGCCACCAGCACGATGTGTACACGGTCACCCTGCGACTGCCGCGACGGAAGGCCGGCGAGCAGAGCGCCCGGAAACAATAA
- a CDS encoding 2Fe-2S iron-sulfur cluster-binding protein, with translation MGSEHRAVRLWPSGIAFNAASQADLLGAAARAGIAVPAACRNGVCEICEARLLKGAALNTRNQQTIKIGERLMMCRSIALTDLELEISAVMAAGNNQPGKFQAKVVDVRSISHDVYRVELQLPRRRELSFHAGQYLSVNLPDTDPCYFSIASSPSAQNIELHIQATPEWVSAQKVIDALTSGGEVTVELPHGKACLASVPTRPLLLVAAGTGFAQMKSLVDYLRETSYDQPVKLYWGVRRHEDMYLRALAQQWQDEWPRFTFLPVVGDDEDNDWAGHHDQLVRAVLASGMDWKNVEVHASGSPTMVYTLMDALVDAGLPEEAFFSDVLEYAPRS, from the coding sequence ATGGGCAGTGAACATCGGGCGGTCCGGCTTTGGCCCTCTGGTATCGCCTTCAATGCGGCGTCGCAGGCAGACTTGCTCGGCGCTGCCGCGCGGGCTGGCATAGCTGTGCCGGCAGCCTGCCGCAACGGGGTATGTGAAATCTGCGAGGCCCGGTTACTGAAGGGCGCCGCGCTTAATACCCGAAACCAACAGACTATAAAGATCGGCGAGCGCTTGATGATGTGCCGAAGCATCGCGCTCACGGATCTGGAACTGGAGATATCCGCCGTTATGGCAGCTGGAAACAATCAGCCTGGCAAGTTTCAGGCAAAGGTCGTGGACGTAAGGTCGATCAGTCACGATGTCTATCGCGTTGAGCTGCAGCTTCCGCGGCGTCGGGAGCTGTCGTTTCATGCCGGGCAGTATCTGTCGGTCAATCTGCCTGACACTGACCCCTGTTATTTTTCCATTGCCAGCAGCCCATCGGCTCAGAACATCGAGCTGCATATCCAGGCGACCCCCGAGTGGGTGTCAGCGCAAAAGGTGATTGATGCTCTGACGTCCGGTGGCGAGGTGACCGTGGAGCTGCCCCACGGCAAGGCCTGCCTGGCGTCAGTGCCGACCAGGCCGCTGTTGCTGGTGGCTGCCGGCACCGGCTTTGCCCAGATGAAGAGCCTGGTGGATTACCTCCGGGAAACGTCCTATGACCAACCGGTCAAGCTGTACTGGGGAGTTCGTCGGCACGAGGATATGTATCTTCGCGCCCTGGCACAGCAGTGGCAGGACGAGTGGCCCCGCTTCACGTTCCTGCCGGTGGTGGGAGATGACGAGGATAATGACTGGGCTGGCCATCACGACCAGCTGGTTCGCGCGGTTCTGGCATCCGGTATGGACTGGAAGAATGTGGAAGTTCATGCCAGCGGTTCGCCCACCATGGTGTACACACTGATGGATGCTCTGGTGGATGCGGGCCTGCCCGAAGAGGCGTTCTTTTCTGACGTGCTGGAGTACGCCCCAAGGTCGTGA
- a CDS encoding uroporphyrinogen-III C-methyltransferase → MTETTNQLPATVSKEPPARQKLWPVWLVAILALIIAIALALWSWQQWNNHQAVMQTLQSLKQDTAQLEDLYGDRGSQQSQRLQSLEEKLASQRELIATQQRQIDHNARELLEAGNRTRTDWLLAEAEYLLRIANQRLMIEKDIRGAMSALEAADEVLTESDDIGVYPVRQQLAREILALKGLTGVDRTGLYLTLEAAIDSIHQLTDQALISENAPGFVVSAAEGESAGTGEEPGAVVQAWNKVKATLMQVVVVRRMDEPVKPLLSPDQSAYARLNLQLMLEEAEMAVLRGNQPLYERALTKARTTIDDWYNASNTRVTALSETLAELAGKNVDPELPDISQSLDLLKERLAGRLNANNGNGEDNDDGGNEGGDS, encoded by the coding sequence GTGACAGAGACAACGAATCAACTGCCCGCAACCGTTTCCAAGGAACCGCCTGCTCGCCAGAAACTCTGGCCGGTATGGCTGGTTGCCATTCTCGCCCTGATCATCGCAATCGCCCTGGCGCTCTGGAGCTGGCAACAGTGGAACAACCACCAGGCTGTCATGCAGACACTCCAGAGCCTGAAGCAGGACACCGCCCAGCTTGAAGATCTCTATGGCGACCGCGGCAGCCAGCAAAGCCAGCGCCTGCAGTCCCTCGAAGAGAAACTGGCGAGCCAGCGGGAACTGATTGCCACCCAGCAGCGACAGATCGACCACAATGCCCGTGAACTGCTGGAAGCCGGAAACCGCACACGCACGGACTGGCTGCTGGCCGAGGCGGAATACCTTCTGCGCATTGCCAATCAGCGGTTGATGATCGAAAAAGACATCCGCGGAGCCATGTCGGCCCTGGAAGCGGCAGACGAAGTGCTGACTGAATCCGACGACATCGGTGTCTACCCGGTTCGCCAGCAACTGGCTCGCGAAATCCTCGCACTCAAGGGCCTGACCGGCGTTGACCGCACCGGACTCTACCTGACATTGGAAGCGGCCATCGACAGCATTCACCAGCTTACCGACCAGGCCCTGATCAGTGAGAACGCGCCCGGCTTTGTCGTCAGCGCTGCAGAAGGAGAAAGCGCTGGAACCGGCGAAGAACCCGGCGCCGTGGTACAGGCCTGGAACAAAGTGAAAGCAACACTGATGCAGGTGGTGGTTGTGCGCCGCATGGACGAGCCGGTCAAGCCCCTGCTCTCTCCCGACCAGAGCGCCTATGCCCGACTGAACCTACAGCTGATGCTGGAAGAAGCCGAGATGGCGGTGTTGCGGGGCAACCAGCCGCTGTATGAGCGCGCCCTTACCAAGGCCCGAACCACCATTGACGACTGGTACAACGCAAGCAATACCCGGGTCACCGCCCTGAGTGAAACCCTGGCTGAGCTGGCCGGCAAAAACGTGGACCCGGAGCTGCCAGATATCAGTCAGTCCCTGGACCTGCTCAAGGAGCGGCTGGCCGGACGCCTCAATGCCAACAACGGTAATGGCGAGGATAACGACGACGGCGGTAATGAAGGCGGTGATTCATGA
- a CDS encoding LytR/AlgR family response regulator transcription factor, with product MTDTRSVLIADDEPLARERIRRLVEAVPGYRVCGEAADGDSCLKQVAELEPDILLLDIRMPGMDGMEAASRLSQLANPPALIFCTAYDHYAIQAFDVQAIAYLLKPVRKEALAEALARAGRVNRVQLQTLNGQTGQSQEQLAVRTHRGTELIDLSEILYCEADQKYVTIHHTRGETVCDYTLKELENSYPSTLLRIHRNTLVGVRFIQALRRTPDGHNLVALREGRGELPVSRRHASNVRQWLQEHQPG from the coding sequence ATGACTGATACCCGCAGCGTCCTGATCGCCGATGACGAACCCCTGGCCCGGGAACGCATCCGCCGGTTGGTGGAGGCGGTTCCGGGGTATCGGGTCTGTGGCGAGGCTGCAGACGGCGACAGTTGCTTGAAACAGGTGGCGGAGCTGGAGCCCGACATACTGTTGCTGGATATCCGGATGCCGGGCATGGACGGCATGGAGGCCGCCAGCAGACTGAGCCAGCTGGCCAACCCACCTGCCCTGATCTTCTGCACGGCCTACGACCACTACGCTATCCAGGCATTCGACGTGCAGGCCATCGCCTACCTGCTCAAACCGGTTCGCAAAGAGGCCTTGGCGGAGGCCCTGGCCCGGGCCGGCAGGGTCAACCGGGTGCAACTGCAGACACTTAACGGCCAGACCGGCCAGAGCCAGGAACAGCTGGCGGTGCGCACCCACCGCGGCACCGAGCTGATCGATCTGTCGGAAATCCTCTACTGCGAGGCAGATCAAAAATACGTCACCATCCATCACACCCGGGGCGAAACCGTGTGTGATTACACGCTGAAGGAACTGGAAAACAGCTACCCGAGCACCCTGCTCAGGATCCACCGGAATACCCTGGTGGGGGTGCGCTTTATCCAGGCACTGAGACGGACGCCGGATGGCCACAATCTGGTCGCCCTGAGGGAAGGACGGGGCGAGCTGCCGGTCAGTCGCCGCCACGCCAGCAATGTCCGTCAGTGGCTTCAGGAACATCAGCCGGGCTGA